The Polyodon spathula isolate WHYD16114869_AA chromosome 23, ASM1765450v1, whole genome shotgun sequence genome has a window encoding:
- the LOC121298007 gene encoding dual specificity protein phosphatase 7-like: protein MKNNLWSSSRDMTMMMPSKSVEWLQEELESGGSSLLLLDCRSHEFFESSHIETAINLAIPGLMLRRLKKGNLPIRSIIPNNEDKEKFVKRCKTDTVVLYDEATSDWQENGAASSVLGLLLQKLRDDGCEAYYLDGGFNKFQTEYSEHCETSLDTSCPSSSPPMPVLGLGGLRISSDCSDGESDREPSSATESEGSPLPSNQPAFPVQILPYLYLGCAKDSTNLDVLGKYDIKYILNVTPNLPNVFEHDGEFKYKQIPISDHWSQNLSQFFPEAISFIDEARTQKCGILVHCLAGISRSVTVTVAYLMQKLNLSLNDAYDFVKRKKSNISPNFNFMGQLLDFERTLGLNSPCDNRTPSDQLYFTTPTNHNVFQLDTLEST, encoded by the exons ATGAAAAATAATCTTTGGAGCAGCTCCCGGGACATGACCATGATGATGCCGAGCAAAAGCGTGGAATGGCTGCAGGAGGAACTGGAGTCCGGGGGGAGCTCGCTGCTCCTGCTGGATTGCCGGAGCCACGAGTTTTTTGAGTCGTCTCATATAGAGACAGCCATCAACCTGGCCATCCCGGGACTCATGCTCAGGAGGCTGAAGAAGGGGAACTTGCCTATCCGGTCCATCATTCCCAACAACGAGGATAAGGAGAAGTTTGTGAAACGGTGCAAGACTGATACAGTGGTGCTGTATGACGAGGCCACCTCTGACTGGCAGGAGAATGGAGCGGCTAGCTCGGTGCTGGGGCTTCTCCTGCAGAAACTCCGCGATGACGGGTGCGAGGCTTATTACCTGGACG GTGGATTCAATAAGTTTCAGACAGAGTACTCTGAGCACTGTGAGACCAGTCTGGACACCTCTTGTCCCAGCAGCTCTCCCCCCATGCCTGTGCTGGGTCTGGGAGGACTGCGGATAAGTTCCGATTGCTCCGATGGGGAGTCAGATCGGGAGCCCAGCAGTGCCACTGAGTCGGAGGGAAGCCCGTTGCCCAGCAACCAGCCGGCCTTCCCAGTCCAGATCCTCCCGTACCTTTACCTGGGCTGTGCCAAAGACTCCACCAACCTTGACGTGCTGGGCAAGTACGACATAAAGTACATCCTGAATGTGACGCCCAACCTGCCTAACGTGTTTGAACACGACGGTGAATTCAAGTACAAACAGATCCCCATCTCTGATCACTGGAGTCAAAACCTTTCTCAGTTCTTCCCAGAGGCCATCTCTTTCATTG ATGAGGCTCGTACACAGAAGTGTGGGATCCTGGTACACTGCCTTGCAGGGATCAGCCGCTCGGTGACTGTCACCGTGGCCTACTTGATGCAGAAGCTCAACCTTTCCCTGAACGACGCCTACGACTTTGTGAAGCGGAAAAAGTCCAACATCTCGCCCAACTTCAATTTCATGGGCCAACTCTTGGACTTTGAGCGGACTCTGGGGCTGAATAGTCCCTGCGACAACCGGACGCCCAGTGACCAGCTGTACTTCACTACACCGACCAATCACAACGTATTCCAGCTGGACACTCTGGAGTCCACATGA